AGAGATACCAAACTGTCACAAAGCAGTATTACAGACGAGCACAGGTGAGAACCACACCAACACTAAACAGTACTACAGTGAGAACTAAACCAGCACCAAACAGTACTGCAGATGAGAACTAAACCAGCACCAAACAATACTACAGATGAGAACTAAACCAGCACCAAACAGTACTATACTGTAGAGAAGTAAACCACCAAAAAGTGAGATGATAACCAATCCACCACCAAACAGTACTACAGGTGAGAACTAAACCACCACCAAATAGTACTACAGGTGAGAACTAAACCACCACCAAACAGTACTACAAGTGAGAACTAAACCACCACCAAATAGTGAGATGATAACCAATTTACTGCCAAACAGCACTACAGATGAGAACTAATCCACCACCAAACAATGAGATTAGTGAGCAAGTGAGAACCAAAATGAGCCCTATAGTAGGAAGAAAAGGGTGCGAAAAGCCAATACAAATGTGACCTATGTGATAGGCAGCACACTTGAGCTTatccacttacagtatatgagagTTGAGCCCCTTTCAGACATGCACTGGACGCTAGACTTGATCTGAATGTCACACTGGCGGGCTGTATGTGTGAGCACGAAATCACCTGGTTTGACTCTCCCCTAGTATGCAGGCTGGAGTTCCTGCGGGTGAGCATATATCTGAACACAAAAGGACAAAACTGGGTAAAATTCACACCTATTGGGGGGGCATGATGAGGTGCCGTGTGAAGCTGATGGTGTCGCCTTGAGTTAACTGTAGTTTATACGGTTGTGACTTAATCATCATAAACAAGTTCACAGACTGGCGCCTATTTGCAAAGACAGGAAATTCACATCAGCAATTGTActattctctctgtgtgttgtgcacaTCCACTATGTGAGCACAGTTAAAAAGCAAGTCAAACCAGCTAAGATATCAATCATTGCCTTGCGATTTCATAATAGGCTATGATTGTCACGATAGCCTTTATGGAGTCAGGGTTTTGGCTTCCATTTGGATGAGAACAATGATTTAGGTGCTACGTTAAAAAAAACGGCCTTAAAAGGGTGTCTTTCGATCCCCAGGAACTCACTGTGAGAGCATCTTGGGCCAAGTGGGACAGATAGAAAGATGCTGTCCTTTTAAgggaaaataaaatacatgttttcaGACCTTCTTTTTTGCTTCAACGATCTGGTCTTGCCATATTTGCATTATCAATCATCATTATTGAACCTATATTGTGTGCCATACCCTgacaatatatatattgtgCATCAACCCTGACTCGTCCCCTTCCTTAACTCACACTGGAGTAATTTGCCGCAGATATGAACAAGTCCCACCTGTGTAATGTTTGTGCGTGAGGGCCATGTTTGGTCATGATCCAGACCTCTTTACCCGGGCATTGTCCGGAGGTCATACCTGAAAATAGCTTTAGAGTCCCATACCGGCACTGAGAGCTGGTACAGTCTTATAGGATAGTTTACCCTGTTTGGGTCCCCTACCTATCAGCGCTGAGAGTCTTACAGGATAGTTTACCCTGTCCTCTTTGGAATGGTTcatgtagtgttgtgttgagcgCTCAGTGCTTAGTGTTTAGCTTAGCGCTAATAGGCCTggtatagggtgcctctcattcagcgtttatacgtcctccctcgctcctcggggcctcgatcctcactgatctacataaagaaagatagaagaagtgagactatcccattgttgccgccccatcattctttacgtagatcagtgaggatcgaggcccgaggagcgagggaggacgtataaacgctgaatgagaggcccCTATAGTCCTACACCTGTGTCCTGTGCACCTGGCACGTGACGATAATTGCATCATCAACGCAGCATACGGGGGATGTTGTGTGTCTCCCAGCAATTGTGACAGGGCACCAGCAGTGACGCATGTCTTCGACGTGCACAAACGTGCACAGGTGAGCATACATACCGCCTCCTTATTCGCGGTGCTGTTTGTCTGCTCTCAGGGGATCCTCCTGGTGTACGATGTCACAAATGAACACTCCTTTCAAGACATCGTCAAATGGGCCAGTGATGTCGATGAGGTAAACAACCTAAAAAGGATATATGACTATATAATGTGCATAATTCACTTTTCTTTAttgctaatacacacacacacccctacacctacacacacacacacacacacacacactcatactcctatatcctttgtgtgtctgtcagtgtgcacCTGAGCGGGTGAAGTGGATTCTGGTGGGGAATAAGTGTGAtgaagaggacaggagaagagtCACTACGGAACAAGGGAATAAggtggagtgtgtctgtgcttcaGTATGTCACGTAGCGCTGTGTTGCCTAGGAGACTCACTATTTAGCATGCTATACTCAGTGAATCTGTAATTTGATTTAAGTGTGGCAAGTTTATTTTTGAAGCAAGTTTATCTCTAAAGGACATCACAGAGGCAATTCAATGTGCCTAACATAAATAGAAGCAAACAGATTTAAGAGAGCATACACAAGTAGTGATACTGAGTCTTTGATGtgaaaaatattattttaatgaGATGGATTGATTTATTTTACAGTTAGCAAAAACATACGGAATGGATTTCTTTGAGACGAGTGCCTTCAGCAACTACAACATCAATGAGGTAGGTTGACTTTTCCACTGATTGCTGGGTTTGCTGAATGCTCTTTTTTACGCTTGCCTTGTTCAGTTGTGTGTAATAAGCAGTTCGTTTGCCATTCATCTTTATCTAAAGACATGAAGCACATTAAAATGATAAAGTATTATGTCAGAAGTGCTGTAGCATTGGGGATTTTACTCCCTAGCTTTCTGGTGTTGCCAACATGTTTCCCCATCAGAAAGGTTAGtgaaaaagtttgtgcacatcccaggtcaaggtgcagaacaaaggtaaatcataaaaaatggaaaaaggtttgcacacttgaaatccttctttgtagttttcttttcttttctttagcacagaataatgacgtttcgaccgtgtggtcttgaAGAagcaaacctttttccattttttttccccatcagaAAGGGCCTCGAGGTTACACTCCCCCGCACGTGTGTGCCTACACGAGTGTGCCCACGCTTTCTGTCACTTGCTCAGGCACACCGGCACCAACACTTTCACCTGACAAGCATGCGATAAACAATGTGCTTTAATAAGTGGGTTCAACAACAAATATAACCGAATCGTAAATTACACGGTAGTGGCAGTGTGCTGGGTTGTATTGAAAACGATGAGATCGAAGTAATCGAACATCAAAAAGTGGTGTCGGTgtcagtgctgatgtgtgtggcgCCTAatgaataaaatagaataaaattaatgaattaatgaattagcTTTCTTTGTCACTATTCCAGCAGTACAATGAAAATATGTGTGACTCTCTCTGGGCCTGTGTACAATgaatagaataaaatagaataaaatacaTACATTAGATTAAGAGTGACTATCAGGATGAAGTGTctgagtttgtttgtatgtgacgTGACtgatgtggtgctgtgctgtgcttcctCTTCCAACCCCAGTCCTTCACGCGGCTCACGGAACTGGTGCTACACGCCAATAGGAAGGAACTGGACGGTCTGTCGCTGTCCATTAGTGATGACCTCAGCTCTGAAGGCCTGCAGTCGGTGGAAGTCAGCAAGAAGGTAGAGGAGAGCGCTGAGAGGACCTGCTCATGTTAGACAGGAAGTAACATCCTCTGTCACCCGACGTACACCTCCGTAAGGTCACGCAGTTTGGGACAATCAATTTCATCAGTTCAGTGTGGGAGACGGATTCCTAAAGAGTCGGTCAGCTCTTTAACGACCAGTCATTCAGTGTGGGCAGGGAATACGCTGCATGAACTGTTTACTATAGGAACATGCCAGACGGCCTGTCTGTCCACAATAAAAGGGCCACAGCCTGCTGTTCCTGTTGTGGCGCAGGTGCAACAGTAGGGGGTAGTAGCCTGCATTTTCATTATGCCTGCAGTTGGTGAATGTGTTCCTCTCAGTAATACGCCCACCTTCTCCAGCGCCCTTCATATGTGTCACCTGCCTAGAGCAGGGGTCAGGACAGGATGTTTAGGACAGTCTGAAAAGACAGACCAGGTGTGACGtccctgtgtttgtgtcaccTGTCAGAAACACCTGCCCTGAGTGTGTGACGCAGACTACTGATCTCTCGTGGAGTCTCTCGTGGACACACTCGCGTATTTATGAATGTATTTCCTCCTCCATTTTGTCgtgtttttattgtgtgtaCAAATACTGTCTGTCTTGAGCTGCCTGCCATGTCTGTTACAGGACATTCTGATTTCTAGTGGCcacttgttattattattattattattattaagtgtgtgttgtcttgtttacaatggaaataaaaaaaacatatgttttcAATAATATTTCGATATGACGTAATTCTGATTATGCACGGCCTGTAAACCATATGCCATCTCTCACAGGAGATTTGAATTAAGTTCATTCAGATGTGATGGTTACCATcacaaattgttttttttggaaGTGTTTGGAACAAGTGTGTGGAAACGTAACACTAATGTCTGAGAAACAGACATCAGCCTGCTGGAAAGGCTTCTCCATTATAGCCTTTACAGGGAAAGTTTTATACCCATATACAGTACTATATATAATACTGGTGCTATGGGCGTAAGCCACTCTCTCACAGCGAGATTAAAAAGacgggtcatttattttttatcacaCGACCACAGAGGAAggtaatgagtgaatgaatgattcATGCGTCAGAAACCGATCCTCTTCCTAAAATTACCCCCAACGCAGTGCACCAAGCCCTGTGCAGCGCAGCGTCTTATCTACTTCCTGCCGTCTCTGCCCCGGCCCGGCCAGTAATGGGCGAGTAGTTGAAGAGCATTATAAAATAATGTCCAACACGCCTAAAGAGTATCTCATGGAAGTACATATATGGACATGAATATTTTAGTACCACTCGGTCCTCTGTCTCCGGGTTCACATGTTTAACATCAGTCAAGTTAAGTGATGCCCTGTCGACATACTCTACTTTTTTAGCTGCTTGATCCCAGTTTCTCTGAACAAACCTATTTCTGCTGTGCTAGTGCATGTTGATGATCCATCCAGTGTTTTTCCAATGCAAAGAAAATTAAGCTTGTACGAAACCCTTCTATGTGGCTTGTGGTTCATGTCCCTTTCTCTGACCCACATCAGAATAAGCTTAAAGGCCTCAGTGTGTGACACAGCAGTCCATTTTCTTACTCCACTGGGGTATCTGGTGTCTGGTGGATATCGGCTATCTGTTCTGCCACCGGACACCTGACAAAGGCACCTTTATAAGTCATGATCATGTGACCAGCGGATTCTACAGGACTGTGTCCAGATCTTCGCTGGTCAGCAGTTGAGCGTATACCCGGTCCTGCAACATGTCATACATCGCCAAGACGTTCTATGACCTGCGCGCCACCACCTTGGAAGGGGACTCGGTGGACTTCAACGTCTACCGAGGGAGGGTGGTGCTCATCGAGAACGTAGCCTCGCTCTGAGGGACCACCACCCGGGACTTCACCGAGCTCAACCAGCTGCAGAGCAGGTACCCTCATCGGCTAGTGGTCCTCGGGTTCCCCTGCAACCAGTTTGGTTACCAGGTCAGTCTGTCGATtttggtctgtctgtgtggacgCAATTACTTTTCTATAGCCAATAACACCTTAAGAAACTACCTAAATATGACCTACTGAGTTAAACTCAAAAAGACTGAAAATCATTTTATTGTGTTATTCTTATATCTTAAATATGAATTTAGAGTCTCAGAGTAATCTctgcttcattgaaaatgagggctaccctcaatgactctccgagaataaataaaggttgaatgaatgaatgaatgaaaagagTCACCAGTCAATTCAGGTTCAGGTTTCTGTATAATTTGATTAAAAATTGCAAGTGGATCTGCAGCAATAGGAGCCAGCCGTCATATACTGCATACCTTTGGTGTCCACAGGAGAACTGTTCCAATAATGAGATCATGAACTCGCTGAAACACGTGCGACCAGGAAATGGCTTCGAGCCCGTCTTCACCATATTTGAGAAGTGTGATGTGAACGGGACGAACACACACCCAGTCTTCGCCTATTTAAAGGACAAGCTGCCGTACCCCGACGACGACCGGATCTCTCTCGTCCAGGACCCCAGGTTCCTGGTGTGGAGTCCGATCAGCCGGAGCGATATCTCCTGGAACTTTGAGAAGTTTCTGATCGGGCCGGAGGGAGAACCGTTCAAAAGATACAGCAAAAAATTCCCGACCATCGACATCGAGCCTGACATACAGAGGCTGCTAAGACTGACCAAGAACTAGGAAAAGTGTTCAGCTGTGTTCATATGACTCCTTTGGACCTCTGGAGACACATGTTTTAGCCCCCTATGGAGGCATCTGTCTTTCTTGGAGTTTATTAATGAAGGTGATATCCTAAATTAAAAGTGGGTGTAACCTGAAGTCTTTTAAACTTTGATAAATATGGAAATGCCTTTCATGGGTTTATGAAACAAAATGGTTGAATAAAACTtggagaataaaaaaaatggagatgtgatgtgtgaagcagtgtgtgtgtgtgtgtgtgtgtgtatgtgtgtgtgtgtgtgagaatatactgtattttacaGGTGAACATGCTGCAAGTTCCCCAAATCTCCATCAGGTGGTGCTACTGGTAAATTTTTGATCCCCATTTCATCTTCATCAAGACAGATATCCCAAAGGTCAGGCTGATAAACCACTGATTATGCCGTTTATGGCTGCAGCTAAGCCATTACTTTAAACAAATTACCATACCGTTTATCACCAACGGTCCATTCATTATAAATTCACATTATACGCAAGCCAACAAGAATAAATAGCCTGTGATGTAATTGATCTGAGCAACAGTGCTGTAAACAGTTAActgaataggcctactgctcTCCTTAAATTAGCTTGTTGCTTCAGCCTGACTTCACTGTTCACCGATCTTCAGCTTTAGTTTgatatgagacacacacacacacacacacacacacacacactcaactctcGATCACCCTGCCTCACCAAATCGAATCATTCTGCATGAAAGCCTCTTGGTTGCGTGCCACTGGGTGAGAGCGGAGGTCCCAATCATCTCTTCCCCATCTGCGCGCCTGAATCTCCGCTCCTGTAGTTTTTAGGAATggcacaggggagagagagagagagagagagagagagagagagagagagagagagagagagagagagagagtgtgtgttattcaaacacacacatgccacaagtCATGGCCTCTAATCTACTTTTCTTTTACTTAATCTTTCCTTGACTTTCCCTTATCTGATCCAGCCTTCTGTCTCCCTGGCAAACCCTAAATCCAGATTTCTTCACATCAAACACAGCACTGTGGCGCTTCTACATCACCAGGCAACGTTAGACTGTTTTTCAGAAACTGTAAATCTAACATACTGTCTTGATatcaaaataggcctacattatttaAATGACTTTGTGTATGGACACATTCCTAACCCTTTCATTTCTTTCAAGCAAAAATGTTGTTCACTGCTCTGCGACCTGAAATAGCCTAGTAGTTCCTCCCCCATCTATCCTTttgatctacagtagcctatatcacaTAACAATATTAGGGTGCTATTTCATTCAGCACATATCATTTGAAATCCAGTATAGTAGCCAATCCAAATAGTCAGAAAAACACTAAACCTGTATgctagttcagttcagtttaatgCTTCGTAACAACCAAGTCACATTGTAACAGATGTTTTGCATATTGTAACAAATATGAAACACCACTAACTAGTAGACCACCTAGTGGATTTGTGGTTCCCACGGCAACGTTTATTCACGCGCCTATCCGTGTGCACCTTTCTCGCGAGATTCCAGCAGGGGGAGGATACGGAGAATTGAAGTGATCTCATCGTTTCAGCAACTGCATAGCGCAGCGAACCAAAGCCGTAACTTTGTACGAAACTTCTAAGTTGTATCTCACAGGAAGATAACTGGATAAACGCAACTTTGCTGAGACGGCAAACATCTCTTTGGAAGCTGAATAATTGGGCTCCGACCGCTTGCAATTTTACTGCCACAGATTCACCCACagaaaggaaagaggagaaaatgCTGCTTAGTATTTTGATCATGACGTCCAGCGGttgaggagggaaagaaaggtgAGTCGAGAGTACGCGTATGCGATCCAAAAATGCCAAAACGCGGCTTGATGCTTTACTTCCACATATAAAATGGAATATGGTCCGCCTAATTATTGTTCATTCATTCCACAAATCTGCGATGTATTTGGTCAACCCTTTATGTTGGTGATTAGTAGCTTACAATGCGCAATCAGGGGGTAGCCTATGTTCCAAAAATCGCAGGCATTAGACAGGATACGGAAAGGTTGGTTCAAATGAAGGGCGGAGGGTAGCCTTCATTCAAAAAGATTTCTGTTTTATACACCTGTCAGTTGCAGATTTTCTACCCATTGAAGGCTTATCGATAGATTACTATTTCATGTCTTGTGAAATGAACGTGGTCACCTGTCTTATGCAGGTGGCTATACATTTTTTGTCTAATCGCGCAATATAGATACATCATCCCCCACAATGTAGTCCATAGGGTGGGCGTTATATATATTTGGGTTAGGTGTAAACTTGTAGGCTATTATATACATGGCAGCGACGTGCAGCAGATG
The genomic region above belongs to Sardina pilchardus chromosome 20, fSarPil1.1, whole genome shotgun sequence and contains:
- the LOC134068200 gene encoding ras-related protein Rab-15-like, with the translated sequence MAKEYDVLLRLMLLGDSGVGKTCLLWRFTDDDFHPSHISTIGIDFKMKTLDIEGVRVRVQIWDTAGQERYQTVTKQYYRRAQGILLVYDVTNEHSFQDIVKWASDVDECAPERVKWILVGNKCDEEDRRRVTTEQGNKLAKTYGMDFFETSAFSNYNINESFTRLTELVLHANRKELDGLSLSISDDLSSEGLQSVEVSKKVEESAERTCSC
- the gpx2 gene encoding glutathione peroxidase 2; translated protein: MSYIAKTFYDLRATTLEGDSVDFNVYRGRVVLIENVASLUGTTTRDFTELNQLQSRYPHRLVVLGFPCNQFGYQENCSNNEIMNSLKHVRPGNGFEPVFTIFEKCDVNGTNTHPVFAYLKDKLPYPDDDRISLVQDPRFLVWSPISRSDISWNFEKFLIGPEGEPFKRYSKKFPTIDIEPDIQRLLRLTKN